From one Pempheris klunzingeri isolate RE-2024b chromosome 9, fPemKlu1.hap1, whole genome shotgun sequence genomic stretch:
- the ptcd3 gene encoding small ribosomal subunit protein mS39: MAAPSRHVGHCIQRNSRLLANNLEQLWSHRSFGWTPAVRQQAAEANKESTETIVIPRKKTWSKEAVLEALASTVSRDPTAYSYQFQDDPYLSPKTSFESRLYALTQESGRSAAKYFINSNPKFFTQEFAEPRIPCLMPETMSLCLEEVSEEALMERINLRKVTAAVDMYDQLLQAGTAVSMETAHELLDLICLYNDRDPAQTEGPQVEDAAAPVEEVKTPVEEVKTTGRRGRSAPDAVVAWKESNNAERIFNLLPERDTRCYSALIRGMVKHGAFAKAFSMYTDMLNNRLTADVHIFNALILATPDFIEKYNDRWNGITDLLGQMSQQKVRPNLMTFNSILRALRRCGQSAKGHSLHTLNEMKALGIAPSLATFNHLLAIFFRPDSFGQSKSSILQEVLTELAGASLTCRDPDDVVFFMNAMRVCVESKDLELGYKVHSLVEVGENWRLLGGGYHRNIYYGRFFSLLCMMENIDVVLNWYRRLVPSLYYPNHQEMLDLLQALDTDNRLDLLPTIWKDIRSLGQDNKPGVAKELLNLMARDTHSPEVQESFAECALDVKSVFIGDRWKPGLGWKPYALSHITTLLLRANRTQQAWEMLKIFKSESSVPDGELLQDFLSACLRERSPQRAVELVQLSAAFCLSETPKLAKRTLAEFNLTEEQRAILSELESAAEPPEGDNSG, from the exons ATGGCGGCGCCCAGCAGGCACGTAGGGCATTGTATCCAGAGAAACAGCCGACTTTTGGCAAATAACTTAGAGCAGTTATGGAGTCACAG GAGTTTTGGTTGGACTCCAGCTGTGAGACAACAAGCTGCAGAAGCTAATAAAG AATCTACAGAGACGATTGTCATCCCCAGGAAGAAAACATG GAGCAAGGAGGCAGTGCTGGAGGCTCTAGCTTCCACTGTCAGCAGG gaTCCTACAGCATATTCCTACCAGTTCCAGGATGATCCTTATCTCAGTCCCAAGACCTCCTTCGAGTCT AGACTGTACGCTCTCACTCAGGAGTCCGGCAGATCTGCAGCCAAATACTTTATCAACAGCAATCCCAAGTTCTTCACCCAAGAGTTTGCTGAACCACGTATAcca tgtctGATGCCAGAGACGATGTCACTGTGTCTCGAGGAGGTGAGCGAGGAGGCACTGATGGAACGAATCAACTTGAGAAAAGTCACAGCCGCTGTTGACATGTACGATCAACTACTGCAAGCag GCACAGCGGTTTCTATGGAAACGGCCCATGAACTGCTAGACCTGATCTGTCTCTATAATGACAGAGATCCTGCCCAGACCGAGGGACCACAGGTGGAGGACGCG GCGGCGCCGGTAGAGGAGGTGAAGACGCCGGTAGAGGAGGTGAAGACGACGGGAAGGAGGGGCCGGTCGGCACCAGACGCCGTGGTCGCCTGGAAAGAAAGCAACAATGCAGAGAGAATCTTTAACCTGCTGCCGGAGAGAGACACTCGCTGTTACTCCGCTCTGATCAGAGGCATGGTGAAG CATGGAGCGTTTGCAAAGGCCTTCAGCATGTACACGGACATGCTGAACAACAGGCTGACCG CTGACGTCCACATCTTCAACGCTCTGATCTTAGCAACTCCTGATTTCATCGAGAAATACAACGACAGGTGGAACGGCATCACC GACCTGTTGGGACAGATGAGTCAACAGAAAGTTCGGCCCAACCTGATGACCTTCAACAGTATCCTGCGAGCTCTGAGGCGCTGTGGCCAATCCGCCAAAGGACACTCTCTGCACACTCTGAACGAGATGAAGGCTCTGGGAATAG ctcccAGCCTGGCCACCTTCAACCACCTCCTGGCAATCTTTTTCAGACCAG ACAGCTTTGGCCAGAGCAAGAGTAGCATTTTACAGGAAGTGTTGACGGAGCTGGCTGGAGCCAGCCTCACCTGCCGGGACCCCGATGATG TGGTGTTCTTCATGAATGCAATGAGAGTG TGTGTGGAAAGTAAAGATCTTGAGCTGGGTTATAAGGTCCATAGTCTTGTAGAAGTGGGGGAGAACTGGAGGCTACTGGGGGGAGGCTACCATCGTAATATTTACTA cGGTCGCTTCTTCAGCCTGTTGTGCATGATGGAGAACATTGACGTGGTGCTGAACTGGTACAGACGGCTCGTTCCCTCG TTGTACTACCCAAACCATCAGGAAATGTTGGACCTTCTGCAGGCTCTGGACACAGATAATCGCCTGGACCTGCTGCCCACTATATGGAAAG ATATCCGCTCTCTGGGTCAGGATAATAAGCCTGGCGTGGCGAAGGAGCTGCTCAACCTGATggccagagacacacacagtcctgag gttcaGGAGTCTTTTGCAGAGTGTGCTCTAGATGTAAAGAGTGTGTTCATTGGAGACAGATGGAAGCCTGGTCTGGGGTGGAAACCCTACGCCCTCTCGCACATCACCACCCTGCTGCTGCGAGCCAACAGGACGCAGCAGGCCTG GGAGATGCTGAAGATCTTCAAATCGGAGAGCAGCGTTCCCGA CGGGGAGCTGTTGCAGGACTTCCTGTCGGCGTGCCTCCGCGAGCGCTCCCCCCAGAGAGCGGTGGAGCTGGTTCAGCTGTCGGCAGCCTTCTGTCTGTCCGAAACGCCAAAGCTGGCAAAGCGAACGCTGGCCGAGTTTAATCTGACCGAGGAGCAAAG AGCCATATTATCTGAACTGGAGTCTGCAGCAGAGCCCCCTGAAGGAGACAACAGTGGATGA